The genomic stretch AAACGGCCCGTGCCGTCCCAAACAGAAACTTTCCTCGATACTCCGGCTGTCTTGATAGAATCTCTGCCCGTTCCCGCACAACAATCGTATCGGAAAGAGTCAACTCCCGAATAACCCGCTCCAAAAAGAATGCCTTTTTTGCAATGGACTCCACCAAAACCAGGCTCATTTCCGGAAACATAATTTTCAGAGGGATTCCCGGAAAACCGGCCCCGGAACCAATATCAACCCAGCGCCCCTTGGGGCGAACAGCCACCACATGAACCCAGCCAATGGATTCTAAAATATGGCGGTTTGCCAGCCGATGAATATCCTTTCGGGAAAACAGATTCATCTTTTGATTTTCCGACCACAACAGGGAAAGATATTTCACGAAACGGATGCGCTGCTCCTCGCTTGTGTGAAACCCAAGCCTTTCCACCCCTGCCCATAAATCCCGAAGCTGATCCGACAGCCAATCTGGCGGGGGAGTGTGTTCCACGTGAAACATTACGCCCCCGAAACTGCGCGCCGCTCACGCTGGGATAAAAATACCATG from Calditrichota bacterium encodes the following:
- the rsmG gene encoding 16S rRNA (guanine(527)-N(7))-methyltransferase RsmG, whose amino-acid sequence is MFHVEHTPPPDWLSDQLRDLWAGVERLGFHTSEEQRIRFVKYLSLLWSENQKMNLFSRKDIHRLANRHILESIGWVHVVAVRPKGRWVDIGSGAGFPGIPLKIMFPEMSLVLVESIAKKAFFLERVIRELTLSDTIVVRERAEILSRQPEYRGKFLFGTARAVSSLEKLIKWTHPFFAPGGHLFLIKGGDLSDELQAAKKMIQNQKIRLKIYDYLIDFITNAQSAPERKLIDVEFLN